In Halodesulfovibrio aestuarii DSM 17919 = ATCC 29578, the genomic stretch GTCTGCTAAAGGCTTTTCAGCTTCTTTTCGACGGGAATCCGGAGACATGGTCTGCTGTATACATCACGCTCTGCGTATCATCTCTTTCTATTTTTCTAACAATCCTTCTTGGAGCACCGCTCGGCTTCGTACTTGGGTACTACCGATTTAAAGGACGTGAGACCCTGCGGATGTTTACCGACACTCTTCTATCCTTCCCAACAGTGGTCATCGGTCTGCTTGTCTACTCACTGGTATCACGCCAAGGCCCTTTCGGCGACTATGGTTTGCTCTTTACTCTCCCCGGCATTGCCATTGGTCAAGTTATGCTCGGTATGCCTATCGTTGTAGCTATGGTCGCAAACGCGGTGGAAAACGCCGAATCCGGCATGAAAGAAACATTGCTAACCCTCGGGGCAGATAAATTTCAGGTACTACGGGCAACGCTATGGGAAACCCGCTACCACCTCATGCTTGCCGGAGTTGCGGCCTATGGGCGCATAGTCTCTGAAATAGGTATTTCCATGATGGTAGGCGGAAACATCAAATGGCACACACGCACCATTACAACCGCCATTGCGCTGGAAACCGGCAAAGGCGAATTTGCAATGGGCATTGCCCTTGGCGTGGTGCTGCTTATTATCGCCTTTGGGGTGAACTTCAGTGTCGCAAAACTCAAACGACGCGCGGGGCAATAGTCATGTCGCTTTATCAACTTTCAAACATTGCTCAAATATATAGCGGCAGAACAGTCCTCACTATAGAATCCCTTACGCTGGAAGCAGGAACCATCACTGGTATAGTAGGCCCCAACGGCAGTGGTAAATCTACTCTTATGCGTATGCTTGCGTTTTTGGAATTACCACACACAGGTAACGTACTCTATAAAGGGGTTGATACTTCCATTATGGATACTAAGCTAAGACGCGAAGTGACACTGCTTACCCAGCAACCATACTTGCTGAAGAGAAGTGTTCAAGAAAATATTGAATACGGTTTACATGTTCGGGGCATCTCAAATATTTCCGGCCTTGCAGCTTCTGCACTGGAAGAAGTAGGACTTTCACCAGCCATCTTCCTTACCCGCAACTGGTTTGAACTTTCCGGCGGCGAAGCGCAACGAGTAGCCCTTGCAGCACGTCTTGTTATTCGTCCAAGTGTACTGCTGATGGATGAACCTACATCTTCTCTTGATGAAGAATCTGCTGAGCGCATCAGAAATGCAGCAGTACGCGCAAAAAATGAACATAAAACAAGTTTGATCATTGTTTCGCACGACAGAGAATGGCTACGCTCTGTATCGGATCGAACAGTACTTATTCGTAACGGGAAAATAGACGCTGTACATTCAGGATAGCAATACCGTTATCGCCTTTCCTGCTATACTCTCCCTATAGAATATCGTCACTTTACCGGATTAAAGAGACACTACTGTTATGTCCTTTTATACTATAAAGCATCACAAGACTTGTCGTCACTCCAGTTACCCGCTATAGTCGACACTGCATAACTTTGGGCAGTAACTTTTTCTTATCAGGTGATTAACATGGATGCTTTTACTTATAGTGCCCCAACTCAGGTAATTTTTGGTCAAGACGCGGTCGATCTCATTGGCTGGCATATTGTGAAAGAAGCGTCTTCCGTTCTTCTTGTTATGGGAAACGGATCTGCCCGTAATAACGGTGCGTATGAAGCAACAACCCGTTCATTGCAGGAAGCAGGCGTGGAGTGGACCGAGTTTTGGGGAATTAAACCCAACCCTTCACTTGAGCAAATTGAAGCGGGAATAAATATTGCCCGTAAATCCAGCGTAGGGGCAGTACTAGGCGTCGGCGGCGGCAGTGTTATTGACGCTGCAAAAGCCATCGCTGCTGGTTTCTACCTTGATGACTACTGGGAACGGGTTGAATCCCGCAAAGCAGTTGAGCGTTCTTTACCTGTATACACTGTTGTTACGTTGTCCGGTACTGGCTCTGAGATGAATGGTAAAGCTGTCATCACCAACGAGCAATTGCAAAAAAAATGGAGTCTTGGCGGTCACTGCATGATTCCGAAGGTAACTGCGATAGATCCCCTCTACCAAGTGCAGGCTCCATGGAAAATCACCGCAGGTAGCGGTATTGATGCAATGACTCACATTATGGAAAACTATTTCCGCGGACGCATTGCTGACAAACGCACCGGATATTTTAATGAGGAGACAACCCTGAACATTTGTGAAGGACTACTCATTTCTCTCATTAACTCTATGCATTCCCTGCAGCACGACCCTTCCAATTATGAAGCACGTGCCAACCTCGCATGGGCCTCCTGCTTAAGTCTTAACGGACTTACGGGATGCGGCTTATCCGGCGGAGACTGGACTTCTCATGCACTTGAGCATGCTCTTAGCGGACGATTTCCGCATATCCCGCATGGGGAAGGCCTTGCAGTTATCTTCCCTTCATGGATGCAGCAGGTTTGCGCAAAAGCTCCAGATATTTTTAATAGATTTGCAGCGACAGTGTGGGGACAGGCAACTATTCAAGATGGTATCGATGCCACACGTGCAGCATTCTCCACTTGGGGAGCACCATCACGTCTTTCCCACTGGGGCGTAACAGAAAAAGATGTCCCGCATCTTGTTGAAAATGCGTTCGCGTATCGTGACCTCGGGCGTATCGCACCACTCAGCAAAGAGGACGTTGCCGAAATTTTCATGCGCATATTATAAAAATTTATTGCAACAGATTTTATTAGTTACAAGTAAAGCCCGTTATCACATGCACGATGACGGGCTTTTTTAAGCCACAAAACCTCAGCGCTCTAAATTGACCGCGCCGGAGTACAAACCTTATCCAATCACAGAAGAAACAGCGATTTCTCGTAGGGTCTGATAATATTTCCGGAACATCTGTTCCTGCTCTATCGTTGGAAACTTGCTGGAACCACATACGCCGGACTGAAAGACCAACACGGTACCATCAACCAGCATATACCAGTTATAATAATATCCCGCGCTCCGGTCTCCTTTCCCCTTCGCCGAAAACATAACCCAAATCCCCTGAATATCTCCAAGCCGCTGAATACCTTGCGCCAAAATTTCCACGCCCCCGAACTGTTTTTTCAAGACTTCTGCAGAAACTCGACCCTGAAGTTCCTGCATAATACCTTCATCTGACCGCACACGCTTTGCCGGAACATACTGAATGGAGAAAAACGGAATGCCAGTTCCCAATGCACTCCGATACTCAAAAGAACGGTTAGCAGTGTCTGACCCGACCCGACCCCATGTTTTCGGAATAGAAACACGACAGGTTCTCCTTTTGCCACTGGCAACCCACTGGTAACGGGCGGTGGATACCAAGCCGTCATTAAATTCAAGTTCAGGATTCCGTATATACTTTTCGGTATGAAGCAACACAGTACGTGCCATTACGGTTGGAAGACCGGACTCTGAATATGTCTGGATTTTTTTCGCCAATGAACTACACGGCGTACATCCAGCAGACTGAGAATACGTTTTTTTACTGGATGTAAGCAGCACAGAGTCAAGCTTCTGAAAATCTACAACATCATTATACTGTCCGCGTATAGATGATACCGCATCATCAAGCAGGACAGCAAAAATCCCCGAGGCATTTTCGAACGTTTCAGACTGGGCAGGACATGTAGCGCAACACAGTTCCAGCCCCTGACTATGCTTCATGTAAAAAGTATATAGCTCCATATCTACACTACGTATTGCCGGAACTTGCTTCAAACAAACATCATCTGCAACAACTTGCACAGTCGCAGTGCAAAGTAAAAAAATAATCGCAACCATACAGTTGCTCATACGTCTCACAGCACTCCTCCATAGCGGTAGAACAATTATACCCACACAAGAAAACTATATTCACATATCACTATTCTCTTTAAAAAATAAGTAGTTATTTTACAGCAGACATGGAACACGGTGAGCAGACGGCAAGACTTACCATTTCGAAATACGCAAAGATTTCTACCGCCTCTTCACAGGTCAACCGTTAATGTATATAGAGTCTGTGGCGATGGCGCACTGCGTTCATCCACATATTCACCGGTACATAATGCCGGATAAAAGGGGCCGTCATGGTTAATATTCTTGATCTCTCATATGAAGAGCTTGAAGAGTTCCTCGTAGAACTCGGGGAAAAAAAGTTCCGCACCAAGCAAGTTTGGCAGTGGCTGTGGAACAAATACGTTCAATCTTTCGATGAGATGACCAACATCTCCAAAGCTGTTCGCGCTCGCCTGCACGAAGAAGCATACATCCGCTGGCCGGAAGTTGTTACCTCCCAGAAAAGCAAAGATGGCACGATCAAATTTCTCTTAAAACTACATGACGATGCTCTCGTGGAAACCGTGCTTATTCCCGGCTCAAAGGGAAGATACTCCCAGTGTCTTTCCTGTCAGGTAGGTTGCGCCATGGCGTGTACCTTCTGTTCCACCGGTACAATGGGTTTTAAACGCAACATGACCCAAAGTGAAATCCTCGGGCAGGTACTCGTTGCGCGCCATTACCTCAACGATGTAGCAGAACGTCCTATCCTGCGTAACATCGTGTTCATGGGCATGGGCGAACCTCTGCTGAATCTGGAGAATCTCCTCAAGTCTCTCAACACTATGCACAGCACTCTCGGCCTTGCATTTTCTCCGCGCCGCGTAACTGTTTCCACCTGTGGTATTCAGAAGGGGTTATACGAACTTGGCGAATCCGGC encodes the following:
- a CDS encoding ABC transporter permease, which translates into the protein MGFIYEGLLKAFQLLFDGNPETWSAVYITLCVSSLSIFLTILLGAPLGFVLGYYRFKGRETLRMFTDTLLSFPTVVIGLLVYSLVSRQGPFGDYGLLFTLPGIAIGQVMLGMPIVVAMVANAVENAESGMKETLLTLGADKFQVLRATLWETRYHLMLAGVAAYGRIVSEIGISMMVGGNIKWHTRTITTAIALETGKGEFAMGIALGVVLLIIAFGVNFSVAKLKRRAGQ
- a CDS encoding ABC transporter ATP-binding protein translates to MSLYQLSNIAQIYSGRTVLTIESLTLEAGTITGIVGPNGSGKSTLMRMLAFLELPHTGNVLYKGVDTSIMDTKLRREVTLLTQQPYLLKRSVQENIEYGLHVRGISNISGLAASALEEVGLSPAIFLTRNWFELSGGEAQRVALAARLVIRPSVLLMDEPTSSLDEESAERIRNAAVRAKNEHKTSLIIVSHDREWLRSVSDRTVLIRNGKIDAVHSG
- a CDS encoding iron-containing alcohol dehydrogenase; this translates as MDAFTYSAPTQVIFGQDAVDLIGWHIVKEASSVLLVMGNGSARNNGAYEATTRSLQEAGVEWTEFWGIKPNPSLEQIEAGINIARKSSVGAVLGVGGGSVIDAAKAIAAGFYLDDYWERVESRKAVERSLPVYTVVTLSGTGSEMNGKAVITNEQLQKKWSLGGHCMIPKVTAIDPLYQVQAPWKITAGSGIDAMTHIMENYFRGRIADKRTGYFNEETTLNICEGLLISLINSMHSLQHDPSNYEARANLAWASCLSLNGLTGCGLSGGDWTSHALEHALSGRFPHIPHGEGLAVIFPSWMQQVCAKAPDIFNRFAATVWGQATIQDGIDATRAAFSTWGAPSRLSHWGVTEKDVPHLVENAFAYRDLGRIAPLSKEDVAEIFMRIL
- the rlmN gene encoding 23S rRNA (adenine(2503)-C(2))-methyltransferase RlmN; this encodes MVNILDLSYEELEEFLVELGEKKFRTKQVWQWLWNKYVQSFDEMTNISKAVRARLHEEAYIRWPEVVTSQKSKDGTIKFLLKLHDDALVETVLIPGSKGRYSQCLSCQVGCAMACTFCSTGTMGFKRNMTQSEILGQVLVARHYLNDVAERPILRNIVFMGMGEPLLNLENLLKSLNTMHSTLGLAFSPRRVTVSTCGIQKGLYELGESGLAFLAVSLHAPNQDVRAKIMPKAARWKLDDFMTALKNYPLKTRERITYEYLLLGGVNDSVEDARELVKLISQTKSKLNLIVYNPSEGDPYKAPSEEAVLKFQKVLWDKGVTAIIRQSKGADIKAACGQLVADQSKNEAEC